A window of Komagataeibacter medellinensis NBRC 3288 contains these coding sequences:
- a CDS encoding enoyl-CoA hydratase/isomerase family protein yields MDPELIEITHTGRLGRITLNRPRALNALSMDMFRTIGTSLLAWRDDPAIETVLLDSASPKAFSAGGDIRAIRTRLETEGVASAAAPFRTSYRMASLLAGYPKPVVSFMDGIAMGGGIGLGGHVRHRVVTERSVLAMPETAIALTPDAGGSYLLSRAPGLSGLRLALTAGRMNATAALAAGFADRQARSDQLGSIRDALTRLPAGVVMDSLPPCPALDTGPDTAEIAPVYSAPDVPELMGRLSAHGADWAQADLAAMQRACPFSLCITFAAWHAARRQPDLDHVLEQEFQLVCHMLARPDFAEGVRALLIDKDNAPRWAPADIRDVSLHEVAACLHTRTAFSLDLPLACTDSN; encoded by the coding sequence ATGGACCCTGAACTGATCGAGATCACCCATACCGGGCGGCTGGGCCGCATCACGCTCAACCGCCCCCGTGCGCTCAATGCCCTGAGCATGGACATGTTCCGCACCATTGGCACCAGCCTGCTGGCCTGGCGCGATGATCCCGCCATTGAGACCGTACTGCTGGACAGCGCCAGCCCCAAAGCCTTCAGCGCGGGCGGCGATATCCGCGCCATCCGCACCCGGCTGGAAACCGAAGGCGTGGCTTCTGCCGCCGCCCCCTTCCGCACAAGTTACCGGATGGCCTCCCTGCTGGCGGGTTATCCCAAGCCGGTCGTCTCCTTCATGGACGGGATTGCCATGGGCGGCGGCATCGGGCTGGGAGGGCATGTACGCCACCGGGTGGTGACCGAACGCTCCGTCCTTGCCATGCCAGAGACCGCCATTGCCCTGACACCGGATGCCGGTGGCTCGTACCTGCTTTCCCGCGCGCCGGGCCTGAGCGGGCTGCGCCTGGCCCTGACCGCAGGCCGCATGAACGCCACCGCCGCCCTTGCCGCAGGCTTTGCCGACCGGCAGGCGCGATCGGACCAGTTGGGTAGCATAAGGGACGCCCTGACCCGCCTGCCCGCAGGCGTGGTGATGGACAGCCTGCCGCCATGCCCCGCCCTTGATACAGGGCCGGATACGGCAGAGATTGCCCCCGTTTACAGCGCACCCGATGTGCCCGAACTGATGGGTCGGCTCAGCGCCCATGGCGCGGACTGGGCACAGGCGGACCTTGCCGCCATGCAGCGTGCCTGCCCGTTCTCGCTGTGCATCACCTTTGCCGCCTGGCACGCGGCACGCAGGCAGCCGGATCTGGACCATGTGCTGGAACAGGAATTCCAGCTTGTGTGCCACATGCTCGCCCGCCCCGATTTTGCCGAAGGCGTACGCGCCCTGCTGATTGACAAGGACAACGCACCCCGCTGGGCACCGGCCGACATTCGCGACGTTTCCCTGCACGAGGTTGCCGCCTGTCTGCACACCCGCACGGCCTTCTCGCTCGACCTGCCGCTGGCCTGTACGGATAGCAACTAA
- a CDS encoding magnesium transporter CorA family protein produces the protein MFLAHRPGAPARTVSTAADGAGAAWLDLLNPTPEEEALAAEVTGLRIPTRSQLDEIESSSRLFMEGDAVYLSTPLVRKTPDDFFVSPVGFVLMHERLLTIRYTGFSAFDVVARQVAGQTTPLSANEAGILLLEAVVDRLADILEHLGQSLDGMSRDVFQSEQPGQAQAATLLRNMLRRVGRSGDLGSSVRDSLLGLERISIFLGENKRHDLSDRLQARLGTVERDIRSLNDFVSQTANKVQFLLDATLGFISIEQNNGMKILTVVSFIGVAPTLVAGIYGMNFHDIPELNWKYGYWYSLALMAATVVLPLLWFWRRGWLGKNQ, from the coding sequence ATGTTTCTAGCGCATCGCCCGGGCGCTCCGGCTCGGACCGTGAGCACAGCAGCCGATGGCGCAGGTGCTGCCTGGCTTGACCTGCTCAACCCCACGCCAGAGGAGGAAGCTCTTGCCGCCGAGGTGACCGGCCTGCGCATTCCCACCCGTTCCCAGCTCGATGAGATCGAGAGTTCATCGCGCCTGTTCATGGAAGGCGATGCCGTTTATCTCTCTACGCCTCTGGTGCGCAAGACACCGGATGATTTCTTTGTCTCCCCCGTTGGGTTTGTGCTCATGCACGAGCGGCTGCTGACCATCCGCTATACCGGATTCAGCGCGTTTGACGTGGTGGCCCGGCAGGTGGCTGGCCAGACTACGCCATTAAGCGCCAACGAAGCCGGAATCCTGCTGCTGGAGGCTGTGGTGGACCGGCTGGCCGATATTCTGGAGCATCTGGGTCAGTCGCTTGATGGCATGTCGCGTGATGTGTTCCAGTCCGAGCAGCCGGGCCAGGCGCAGGCAGCGACTTTGTTGCGCAATATGCTGCGCCGGGTGGGGCGATCGGGCGATCTGGGGTCTTCCGTACGGGACAGCCTGCTGGGACTGGAGCGGATCTCGATCTTTCTGGGCGAGAACAAGCGCCATGACCTGTCCGATCGGTTGCAGGCACGGCTGGGTACTGTGGAGCGTGATATCCGGTCCCTGAACGATTTTGTCTCACAGACGGCAAATAAGGTGCAGTTCCTGCTGGATGCCACGCTGGGCTTTATCAGTATCGAGCAGAATAACGGCATGAAGATCCTGACCGTGGTCAGCTTCATTGGCGTGGCTCCCACGCTGGTAGCGGGAATCTATGGCATGAACTTCCATGATATACCGGAACTGAACTGGAAATACGGCTACTGGTATTCCCTTGCTCTTATGGCAGCAACAGTGGTCCTGCCACTGCTCTGGTTCTGGCGTCGGGGGTGGCTGGGCAAGAACCAGTAG
- a CDS encoding Fur family transcriptional regulator, with protein MTRAIQMDTAGSRAKAGTQALLDQAALLCHERGVRLTEMRRLVLDLVLVADRPLGAYDLLEQLRVSRGKPVAPPTVYRALDFLMEQGLIHKIERLSAFVGCRHMLESGYVCHGHDHVHAAQFLICSQCGRVTELDDPHILKALVEVTRARGFTVRQSTIEAEGVCAACA; from the coding sequence GTGACCCGTGCGATACAGATGGATACGGCTGGCTCCCGGGCCAAAGCGGGCACGCAGGCCCTGCTCGACCAGGCCGCCCTTTTGTGCCACGAGCGCGGTGTGCGGTTGACCGAAATGCGTCGCCTTGTGCTGGATCTGGTGCTGGTGGCTGATCGCCCGCTGGGGGCCTATGACCTGCTGGAGCAGCTGCGGGTAAGCCGGGGCAAGCCGGTGGCTCCGCCCACGGTCTACCGGGCACTGGATTTCCTGATGGAGCAGGGGCTAATCCACAAGATCGAACGCCTGTCTGCCTTTGTGGGCTGCCGACACATGCTGGAATCGGGGTATGTCTGCCACGGGCACGACCATGTCCATGCCGCCCAGTTTCTGATCTGCAGCCAGTGTGGGCGGGTAACGGAGCTGGATGACCCGCATATCCTCAAAGCCCTGGTCGAGGTCACGCGTGCGCGCGGCTTTACGGTCAGGCAGAGCACGATCGAGGCGGAAGGCGTGTGCGCCGCCTGCGCCTGA
- a CDS encoding bifunctional folylpolyglutamate synthase/dihydrofolate synthase — protein MNARTLGPEFVGRTGQILERLNRLYPALIDLSLTRLENLLARLGHPERHMPPVVHVAGTNGKGSTCAFMRAIAEAAGWRVHVLTSPHLVHVTERFRIAGQIVPEQELAAVLEEIEQINADAPITVFEVLTAAGFMLCARHPAELAIVEVGLGGRYDATNVLQHPAACAITAISMDHEAFLGNTLTAIATEKAGIIKPGVPVATGRQPAEVMDVLVRTADEKASPLYRRDHDWSITPHAEGTGLQYRDAHGTLDLPLPGLPGAHQIDNAGLAIATLRASGLALPDKAWAGIAQASWPARMQRLMGKLAALLPDSWELWLDGGHNPGAGEVLAHVMAAWPDRPTHLVIGMKQTKDVTGFLAPLLPGAASIQAVAEEGQHLAQPVADIVAASGGKATAGPTLHAALAHLAASAGPNPAPARVIICGSLYLAGVALQLDGWQPH, from the coding sequence ATGAACGCACGCACCCTCGGGCCGGAATTCGTTGGCCGGACCGGGCAGATCCTTGAACGGCTGAACCGGCTGTACCCGGCGCTGATCGACCTGTCTCTCACGCGGCTGGAAAACCTTCTGGCCCGCCTTGGCCACCCTGAACGCCACATGCCCCCCGTGGTGCATGTGGCGGGCACAAACGGCAAGGGCAGTACCTGCGCCTTCATGCGCGCTATTGCCGAAGCGGCAGGGTGGCGGGTGCATGTACTTACATCCCCCCACCTTGTGCATGTGACCGAGCGCTTTCGCATTGCAGGCCAGATCGTGCCCGAGCAGGAACTGGCAGCGGTGCTGGAGGAAATCGAGCAGATCAACGCCGATGCCCCGATTACCGTGTTCGAGGTGCTGACGGCGGCGGGTTTCATGCTATGCGCGCGCCACCCGGCGGAACTGGCCATTGTGGAAGTAGGGCTGGGGGGGCGGTACGATGCCACCAACGTGCTTCAGCACCCGGCGGCCTGTGCCATTACCGCCATTTCGATGGACCATGAGGCCTTTCTGGGCAACACGCTTACGGCCATTGCCACCGAGAAGGCCGGGATCATCAAGCCCGGCGTGCCCGTAGCCACCGGCCGCCAGCCTGCCGAGGTGATGGACGTGCTGGTCCGCACGGCAGATGAAAAGGCCAGTCCCCTGTACCGGCGGGACCATGACTGGTCGATTACCCCACATGCGGAGGGAACTGGCCTGCAGTATCGCGACGCTCATGGCACGCTTGACCTGCCGCTGCCCGGCCTGCCGGGTGCCCACCAGATTGACAATGCAGGGCTGGCCATTGCCACCCTGCGCGCCAGCGGTCTGGCCCTGCCCGATAAGGCATGGGCCGGCATTGCACAGGCAAGCTGGCCCGCGCGCATGCAGCGCCTGATGGGCAAACTGGCAGCGCTCCTGCCCGATAGCTGGGAGTTGTGGCTGGATGGCGGCCATAACCCCGGTGCGGGCGAAGTGCTGGCCCACGTCATGGCGGCATGGCCGGACCGGCCCACGCATCTTGTCATTGGCATGAAGCAGACAAAAGATGTCACCGGCTTCCTGGCCCCACTGCTGCCGGGTGCGGCCAGCATTCAGGCCGTGGCCGAAGAAGGCCAGCATCTGGCCCAGCCAGTGGCAGATATTGTGGCCGCATCAGGTGGCAAGGCCACTGCTGGCCCCACGCTGCATGCGGCACTGGCTCATCTGGCGGCGAGCGCAGGCCCCAATCCTGCTCCGGCGCGGGTCATCATATGCGGCAGCCTGTATCTGGCCGGCGTGGCGCTACAGCTTGATGGCTGGCAGCCGCACTAA
- the trpB gene encoding tryptophan synthase subunit beta has translation MSATQTPAGTNSLRSGPDHRGRFGIFGGRFVAETLMPLLAELETAYRATQADPEFRRELDYYLKDYVGRPSPLWFARRMTEELGGAKIYMKREELNHTGSHKLNNVMGQILLARRMGRTRIVAETGAGQHGVATATVCALFGMKCAIYMGATDVERQKPNVFRMKLLGAEVVPVTAGAGTLKDAMNEAMRDWVTNVHDTYFLVGTVAGPHPYPEMVRDFQSIIGVETKEQIMEAEGRLPDAIVAAIGGGSNAMGIFHPFLDDPEVKLIGVEAAGCGLDSGLTAASIERGRPGVLHGNRTYLMQDEDGQVTEAHSISAGLDYPGVGPEHSWLNDIGRAEYVGATDQDALDAFQLCTRTEGIIPALESAHAIAYAAKIAPDMAKDKILVVNISGRGDKDIFTVAERLGVKL, from the coding sequence TTGAGCGCAACACAGACACCGGCAGGCACCAACAGCCTGCGCAGCGGCCCTGACCATCGCGGCCGTTTTGGCATTTTTGGCGGCCGTTTCGTGGCCGAGACCCTGATGCCGCTGCTGGCCGAACTGGAAACCGCCTACCGGGCCACCCAGGCGGACCCCGAATTCCGTCGCGAGCTTGATTACTACCTGAAAGATTACGTAGGCCGTCCCAGCCCGCTGTGGTTCGCACGCCGCATGACCGAAGAACTTGGCGGCGCCAAAATCTACATGAAGCGCGAGGAGCTGAACCATACCGGCTCCCACAAGCTCAACAACGTCATGGGGCAGATCCTGCTGGCCCGCCGCATGGGCCGCACCCGCATCGTGGCCGAGACGGGCGCAGGCCAGCATGGTGTGGCCACCGCCACCGTGTGCGCGCTGTTTGGCATGAAATGCGCGATCTACATGGGGGCGACCGATGTGGAGCGACAGAAGCCCAACGTATTCCGCATGAAGCTGCTTGGTGCCGAAGTGGTGCCGGTTACCGCAGGTGCCGGCACGCTGAAGGATGCAATGAACGAGGCCATGCGCGACTGGGTAACCAATGTGCATGACACCTACTTCCTTGTCGGCACGGTAGCCGGTCCGCACCCCTATCCCGAGATGGTACGCGACTTCCAGTCCATCATCGGCGTGGAAACGAAAGAACAGATCATGGAAGCCGAAGGCCGCCTGCCCGATGCGATCGTGGCGGCCATTGGTGGCGGGTCGAATGCCATGGGCATCTTTCACCCGTTCCTTGATGACCCCGAGGTGAAGCTGATCGGCGTGGAAGCCGCAGGCTGCGGGCTTGACAGTGGTCTTACCGCCGCCTCCATCGAACGCGGGCGCCCCGGCGTGCTGCACGGCAACCGCACCTACCTGATGCAGGATGAAGACGGACAGGTGACCGAGGCGCACTCCATCAGCGCCGGCCTCGACTACCCCGGCGTTGGGCCCGAACATTCATGGCTCAACGATATCGGTCGTGCGGAATATGTGGGGGCAACCGATCAGGATGCTCTGGACGCCTTTCAGCTGTGTACCCGCACCGAAGGCATCATTCCCGCGCTGGAAAGTGCGCATGCCATCGCCTATGCCGCGAAGATCGCGCCGGACATGGCGAAGGACAAAATCCTCGTGGTCAACATTTCCGGCCGGGGGGACAAGGACATCTTCACCGTAGCCGAACGCCTGGGAGTAAAACTGTGA
- a CDS encoding flavin reductase, with protein MGIDALTFRNAMARLGAAVNVVTTGTLEDPAGFTASAVCSVTDTPPTVLACLNRSSRVRDRFRVDGAMCINVLAGDQQDISGVFASPVEQAERFRSGHWSTLTSGAPVLEESVLSLDCRIERIVEVGTHSVMFGVVESLRSSTPRGGLVYFNRTYHTLPHE; from the coding sequence ATGGGGATCGACGCCCTTACCTTTCGTAACGCCATGGCGCGGCTGGGCGCTGCGGTAAATGTCGTGACAACTGGCACGCTGGAAGATCCGGCGGGCTTTACCGCTTCTGCCGTGTGTTCAGTCACTGATACGCCGCCGACCGTTCTGGCCTGCCTCAATCGCTCTTCGCGTGTGCGGGATCGTTTTCGGGTGGATGGGGCCATGTGCATCAACGTGCTGGCAGGCGATCAGCAGGATATCTCGGGCGTGTTCGCAAGCCCTGTGGAGCAGGCAGAGCGCTTTCGCTCTGGCCATTGGTCCACGCTGACCAGTGGTGCCCCGGTGCTGGAGGAATCCGTGCTGTCACTGGACTGCCGGATCGAACGTATTGTGGAGGTGGGCACCCACAGCGTGATGTTTGGCGTGGTGGAAAGCCTGCGTAGCAGCACGCCGCGCGGCGGACTGGTCTATTTCAATCGCACCTACCACACCCTGCCCCACGAATAA
- a CDS encoding sugar porter family MFS transporter, with protein sequence MDNQTAATASFDTARLRTLIIGCLAALAGLMSGLDIGVISGALDLLAKNFHATTFQQEWIVSAMMAGAAVGSLCGGWMSHQIGRKHALLVGAAVFVAGSLACALAWSVPSMIAGRLIMGLAIGVAAFTAPLYLSEIASEQTRGAMISTYQLMITAGIFIAFLSNTMFSYSGNWRGMFAVAAVPGVLFLVGVLFLPYSPRWLMMRGRRKEALAVLEDLRNDHGVAMQEIQNISRQLQQKQRGWSLLRNNANFRRSIFLGMILQVMQQLAGVNVVMYYAPKIFALAGYVGPAQLWCTAMVGLVNMLATFIAIGLVDRWGRKPILYTGFLIMAVGMGCLGLMLNRPHLGQTEQIIAVFMLLIYISGFAMSAGPLIWVLCSEVQPLQGRDLGISISTLTNWIANMIVGASFLSLLQWLGNGPTFWLFAGFNLFFVLVTWRFIPETRDMPLEKIEQRLMAGLPLREIGRGRPLPDNQ encoded by the coding sequence ATGGACAATCAGACAGCCGCCACCGCCAGTTTCGATACGGCCCGGCTGCGCACATTGATAATCGGCTGCCTGGCAGCGCTTGCGGGCCTCATGTCCGGGCTGGATATCGGGGTCATCTCCGGTGCGCTGGATCTGCTGGCCAAGAACTTCCATGCCACGACGTTCCAGCAGGAATGGATTGTCAGCGCCATGATGGCGGGGGCCGCCGTAGGGTCGCTGTGCGGGGGGTGGATGTCGCACCAGATCGGGCGCAAGCACGCGCTGCTAGTGGGAGCTGCCGTGTTCGTTGCGGGTTCGTTGGCCTGCGCGCTGGCATGGTCCGTCCCGTCCATGATTGCAGGCCGACTGATCATGGGGCTGGCCATTGGCGTTGCGGCCTTTACTGCGCCGCTCTACCTGTCCGAGATTGCCAGCGAGCAGACGCGCGGGGCCATGATCTCGACCTACCAGCTCATGATCACGGCAGGCATCTTCATCGCCTTCCTCAGCAACACCATGTTCAGCTATTCCGGCAACTGGCGCGGCATGTTTGCAGTTGCCGCCGTGCCGGGCGTGCTGTTCCTGGTCGGCGTGTTGTTCCTGCCCTATAGCCCGCGCTGGCTCATGATGCGTGGCCGCCGTAAGGAAGCGCTTGCTGTGCTGGAGGACCTGCGCAACGACCATGGCGTGGCCATGCAGGAAATCCAGAACATCAGCCGCCAGCTCCAGCAGAAGCAGCGCGGCTGGAGTCTTTTGCGCAACAACGCCAATTTTCGCCGCTCCATCTTCCTGGGCATGATACTTCAGGTCATGCAGCAACTCGCTGGCGTGAATGTGGTGATGTACTACGCGCCCAAGATCTTCGCGCTGGCGGGCTATGTCGGCCCGGCGCAGTTGTGGTGCACGGCCATGGTGGGGCTGGTGAACATGCTGGCCACCTTCATCGCCATTGGGCTGGTGGACCGCTGGGGCCGCAAGCCGATCCTGTATACCGGCTTCCTGATCATGGCAGTGGGCATGGGCTGCCTTGGGCTCATGCTCAACCGGCCCCATCTGGGGCAGACTGAGCAGATTATCGCGGTGTTCATGCTGTTGATCTACATCTCCGGCTTTGCCATGTCGGCCGGTCCCCTGATCTGGGTGCTGTGTTCGGAGGTGCAGCCGTTGCAGGGCCGCGACCTTGGCATTTCCATTTCCACGCTCACAAACTGGATCGCCAATATGATCGTGGGCGCGAGCTTCCTGTCACTGCTGCAATGGCTGGGTAACGGCCCGACCTTCTGGCTTTTTGCCGGGTTCAACCTGTTCTTCGTGCTGGTGACATGGCGCTTCATTCCCGAAACACGGGACATGCCGCTTGAAAAGATCGAGCAGCGCCTGATGGCTGGCCTGCCGCTGCGCGAGATCGGTCGCGGCAGGCCGCTGCCCGATAACCAGTAA
- the trpA gene encoding tryptophan synthase subunit alpha codes for MSRIARRFASLRQQGRGALIPYVEACDPDYDTALAILRGMPGAGADLIEVGVPFSDPSADGPTIQKAALRGLKGGSNMKRVLEMVRAFREGNDETPIILMGYTNPIEAYGPERFCVDAHKAGVDGLIVVDLPPEEADLLAGPAAAVGLDIIRLVAPTTPDARLPVVFNGASGFVYYVSITGVTGTRTASTDELAHALPRLRKATDLPIAIGFGIRTPELAANAVRVADAAVVASALLNTLEGTLDAEGKATARTIPAVLNQLRGLADAVHAVSKTASE; via the coding sequence GTGAGCCGCATCGCCCGCCGCTTTGCCAGCCTGCGCCAGCAGGGCCGTGGCGCCCTGATCCCCTATGTCGAGGCCTGCGACCCCGATTACGATACCGCGCTTGCCATCCTGCGCGGCATGCCGGGCGCGGGTGCCGACCTGATCGAGGTGGGCGTGCCCTTCTCCGACCCGTCCGCCGATGGCCCGACCATCCAGAAGGCCGCCCTGCGCGGGCTGAAGGGCGGCTCGAACATGAAGCGCGTGCTGGAAATGGTGCGCGCCTTCCGCGAAGGCAATGACGAGACGCCGATCATCCTGATGGGCTACACCAACCCGATCGAAGCCTACGGGCCGGAACGCTTCTGCGTGGATGCACACAAAGCGGGCGTGGACGGGCTGATCGTGGTCGACCTACCGCCGGAAGAAGCCGACCTGCTGGCAGGACCAGCAGCGGCAGTCGGGCTAGACATCATCCGCCTTGTCGCCCCCACCACGCCGGATGCGCGGCTGCCGGTCGTATTCAACGGCGCATCGGGGTTTGTGTATTACGTCAGCATTACCGGCGTAACCGGCACCCGCACCGCCAGCACCGATGAACTGGCCCACGCTCTGCCGCGCCTACGCAAGGCGACGGACCTGCCGATTGCCATCGGTTTTGGCATCCGCACGCCGGAACTTGCCGCCAATGCCGTGCGCGTGGCTGATGCCGCCGTTGTGGCCTCCGCCCTGCTCAACACGCTTGAGGGCACGCTGGACGCAGAGGGGAAGGCGACCGCCCGCACCATACCCGCCGTGCTGAACCAGTTGCGCGGCCTGGCCGATGCTGTGCATGCTGTCAGCAAGACCGCCTCAGAATAG
- the accD gene encoding acetyl-CoA carboxylase, carboxyltransferase subunit beta: MSWLTEYVRPKIRGLLKREVPDNLWTNCESCEQMILTKDLHKALNVCPHCGHHMRASVAERLEWTFDNGEYTRIELPKVAVDPLSFRDRKRYTDRLKDERAKSQLDESMVVAHGQIGGHSAVVAVMAFEFIAGTMGAALGEAFIAAVRLAILQQAPLVVFTASGGARMQEGMISLMQMPRTTVAVDMLRDAGLPYIVVMTNPTTGGVSASFAMLGDIQIAEPNALIGFAGQRVIEDTVREKLPEGFQRAEYLLDHGMLDMVVKRGDLHETLGRLIGQLNYRHITQHAAA; encoded by the coding sequence ATGAGCTGGCTGACCGAATATGTCCGTCCCAAGATCCGCGGCCTGCTCAAGCGGGAAGTGCCGGACAACCTGTGGACCAACTGCGAATCATGCGAGCAGATGATCCTGACCAAGGACCTGCACAAGGCGCTGAACGTGTGCCCGCATTGCGGTCATCACATGCGTGCCAGCGTGGCAGAGCGGCTGGAATGGACCTTCGATAACGGGGAATACACCCGCATCGAACTGCCCAAGGTTGCGGTTGATCCTCTCTCCTTTCGTGACCGCAAACGCTACACCGACCGACTGAAGGACGAGCGCGCCAAGTCGCAGCTGGACGAATCCATGGTCGTGGCCCATGGCCAGATCGGTGGCCACAGCGCGGTTGTCGCCGTCATGGCGTTCGAGTTCATTGCGGGCACGATGGGCGCGGCATTGGGTGAGGCATTCATCGCCGCCGTCCGCCTGGCCATCCTGCAGCAGGCTCCGCTGGTGGTGTTCACCGCATCAGGTGGGGCGCGCATGCAGGAAGGCATGATCAGCCTGATGCAGATGCCGCGCACCACCGTGGCGGTAGACATGCTGCGCGATGCCGGGCTGCCCTATATCGTGGTGATGACCAACCCGACCACGGGCGGCGTTTCCGCATCGTTCGCCATGCTAGGCGACATACAGATTGCCGAACCCAATGCACTGATCGGCTTTGCGGGCCAGCGCGTGATTGAGGATACGGTGCGCGAAAAGCTGCCCGAAGGCTTCCAGCGCGCGGAATACCTGCTTGATCACGGCATGCTGGACATGGTGGTCAAGCGTGGTGACCTGCACGAGACGCTGGGCCGCCTGATCGGCCAGCTCAACTACCGCCACATCACGCAGCACGCTGCCGCCTGA